From the Alloalcanivorax dieselolei B5 genome, one window contains:
- a CDS encoding argininosuccinate synthase, protein MSGINKVVLAYSGGLDTSVIVKWLQETYQCEVVTFTADIGQGEEVEPARAKAQAMGVKEIYIEDLREEFVRDYVFPMFRANTIYEGEYLLGTSIARPLIAKRLVEIAEETGADAISHGATGKGNDQVRFELGAYALKPGIQVIAPWREWELNSREKLMAFCEDHEIPVDFTSKKKKSPYSMDANLLHISYEGGNLEDPWWEAEEDMWRWSVSPENAPDQPTYITLTYEKGDIVAIDGERLSPAEVLTKLNKLGGDNGIGRLDIVENRYVGMKSRGCYETPGGTIMLPAHRAIESLTLDRESAHLKDSVMPKYAELLYNGYWWSPERLALQKLIDATQEHVNGEVRVKLYKGHVAVVGRRSDNDSLFDASIATFEDDAGAYNQKDAEGFIKLNALRLRIAAKNGRKLS, encoded by the coding sequence ATGTCCGGCATCAATAAAGTGGTATTGGCCTATTCCGGTGGCCTGGATACTTCGGTGATCGTCAAATGGTTGCAGGAAACCTACCAGTGTGAGGTGGTGACCTTTACCGCCGATATCGGCCAGGGTGAGGAAGTGGAGCCGGCCCGCGCCAAGGCCCAGGCCATGGGCGTGAAGGAGATCTACATCGAGGATCTGCGCGAGGAGTTCGTGCGTGACTACGTGTTCCCGATGTTCCGCGCCAACACCATCTATGAGGGCGAGTACCTGCTGGGCACCTCCATCGCGCGCCCGCTGATCGCCAAGCGTCTGGTGGAAATCGCCGAGGAAACCGGCGCTGACGCCATCTCTCACGGCGCTACCGGCAAGGGTAACGACCAGGTGCGCTTCGAACTGGGCGCCTACGCGCTCAAGCCCGGCATCCAGGTAATCGCGCCGTGGCGGGAGTGGGAACTGAATTCCCGCGAGAAGTTGATGGCCTTCTGCGAGGACCACGAGATTCCGGTGGATTTCACCAGCAAGAAGAAGAAATCCCCGTACTCCATGGACGCCAACCTGCTGCACATCTCCTATGAAGGCGGCAATCTGGAAGATCCGTGGTGGGAAGCCGAAGAAGACATGTGGCGCTGGAGCGTGAGCCCGGAAAACGCCCCGGATCAGCCCACCTACATCACCCTGACCTACGAGAAGGGTGATATCGTCGCCATCGACGGCGAGCGTCTGAGCCCCGCCGAGGTGCTCACCAAACTGAACAAACTGGGCGGTGACAACGGCATTGGCCGTCTCGACATCGTCGAAAACCGCTATGTCGGCATGAAGTCCCGGGGTTGCTACGAAACCCCCGGCGGCACCATCATGCTGCCGGCCCACCGCGCCATCGAATCCCTGACCCTGGACCGTGAGTCCGCGCATCTGAAGGATTCGGTGATGCCCAAGTACGCCGAACTGCTCTATAACGGCTACTGGTGGAGCCCGGAACGTCTGGCACTGCAGAAGCTGATCGACGCCACCCAGGAACACGTCAATGGGGAAGTGCGGGTCAAACTGTATAAGGGCCATGTGGCCGTGGTCGGCCGCCGCTCCGACAACGACAGCCTGTTTGACGCCTCCATCGCCACCTTCGAGGACGACGCCGGCGCCTACAATCAGAAGGACGCCGAGGGCTTCATCAAGCTCAACGCCTTGCGTTTGCGCATCGCCGCCAAGAACGGTCGCAAGTTGTCGTAA
- a CDS encoding App1 family protein, whose amino-acid sequence MPVPSPRALYRGLRNLLRFLARPVRRAEGRGARVIQCYRGYGSRQELFLIGRVFRQPGLGLDLAEGPLNDLVNVGRRTVRWGIGGARVRVRALGSRDEVKTDGDGYFTVRLPIQDTLPAESSWQTVRLTLLPERDSDEPANADAKVYIPPVDVDLAVVSDIDDTVMFTGVANKLWMLYRLFVEKARHRTAFPGVSALYRALFQGLDGERRRPMLYVSRAPWTLYEMLSEFFHLNRIPHGPILFLREWGLTLQRPWPRRAKDHKALLIRRMMALYPQLPFVLIGDSGQRDPEVYAQIVAEHPGRVKAIYIRHVHQSPSRDCEIHQLARQVSAQGCEMILARDSLEMASHAHRLGLISDAGLQEVRADSQRRQQD is encoded by the coding sequence ATGCCTGTGCCTTCACCCCGGGCCCTGTACCGGGGGCTGCGGAACCTGCTGCGTTTTCTTGCTCGCCCGGTGCGCCGCGCCGAGGGGCGGGGAGCGCGGGTGATTCAATGCTATCGGGGCTATGGCTCGCGCCAGGAGCTGTTTCTCATCGGTCGCGTGTTTCGCCAGCCGGGCCTGGGGTTGGACCTGGCGGAGGGGCCGCTCAACGATCTGGTCAACGTGGGGCGGCGCACGGTGCGTTGGGGCATTGGCGGAGCCCGGGTGCGGGTACGCGCTCTGGGCTCCCGGGACGAAGTGAAAACCGACGGTGACGGCTACTTTACCGTGCGCCTGCCGATTCAGGATACGTTGCCCGCCGAATCGTCCTGGCAGACCGTGCGACTGACGCTGTTGCCGGAGCGGGACAGTGACGAGCCGGCCAACGCGGACGCCAAAGTGTATATCCCGCCCGTGGATGTGGACCTGGCGGTGGTCAGCGATATCGACGATACCGTGATGTTCACCGGCGTCGCCAACAAGCTGTGGATGCTGTACCGGTTGTTCGTGGAAAAAGCCCGTCATCGCACCGCCTTTCCCGGCGTCTCCGCGTTGTACCGCGCCTTGTTTCAAGGCCTCGATGGTGAACGGCGCCGGCCCATGCTGTATGTGTCCCGGGCGCCCTGGACCCTCTATGAAATGCTGTCGGAATTCTTTCACCTCAACCGCATTCCCCATGGCCCGATTCTGTTCCTGCGTGAATGGGGGCTGACGCTGCAACGGCCCTGGCCGCGCCGCGCCAAGGATCACAAGGCGCTGCTGATCCGGCGCATGATGGCGTTGTATCCGCAATTGCCGTTCGTGCTGATTGGCGACAGCGGCCAGCGCGATCCGGAAGTGTATGCTCAGATCGTCGCCGAGCACCCGGGGCGGGTGAAGGCGATCTACATTCGCCATGTCCATCAGAGTCCGTCCCGGGACTGTGAGATTCACCAGCTGGCGCGGCAGGTATCGGCCCAGGGCTGCGAAATGATCCTGGCTCGCGACAGTCTGGAGATGGCCAGCCACGCCCATCGTCTGGGGCTGATCAGCGACGCCGGCCTGCAAGAAGTCCGTGCCGACAGCCAGCGCCGGCAACAGGACTAG
- the rimK gene encoding 30S ribosomal protein S6--L-glutamate ligase has protein sequence MKIAILSRNKQLYSTHRLLEAGREAGHEMHVIDTLRCYMSMVSHKPEIHFKGEVLEGFDAVVPRIGASITQYGTAVLRQFEMMGVFPVNESVAISRSRDKLRSLQLLSRKGVGLPVTGFAHSPDDIPDLISMVGGAPLVIKMLEGTQGIGVVLAETVKAAESVIEAFMGLNVSVMVQEYIKEAGGADIRCFVVGGKVIAAMKRQAKAGEFRSNLHRGGTASLIRITPEERATAVRAARIMGLNVAGVDILRSNHGPLVMEVNSSPGLEGIESATGKDVAGMLIRFIEKDARPFRTQTKGAKG, from the coding sequence ATGAAAATCGCCATTCTTTCCCGTAACAAGCAGTTGTATTCCACGCACCGTCTGTTGGAGGCGGGCAGGGAAGCCGGCCATGAGATGCACGTCATCGATACGCTGCGCTGCTATATGAGCATGGTCTCGCACAAGCCGGAGATTCATTTCAAAGGTGAAGTGCTGGAAGGCTTTGACGCCGTCGTCCCGCGGATCGGGGCGTCCATCACCCAGTACGGTACCGCGGTGCTGCGTCAGTTCGAGATGATGGGTGTGTTCCCGGTGAACGAATCGGTGGCCATTTCCCGCTCCCGGGACAAGCTGCGTTCCCTGCAGTTGTTATCCCGCAAGGGCGTGGGGTTGCCGGTGACCGGGTTTGCCCACTCCCCGGATGACATTCCCGATCTGATCAGCATGGTCGGCGGCGCGCCGCTGGTGATCAAAATGCTGGAAGGCACCCAGGGCATCGGCGTGGTGTTGGCGGAGACGGTGAAGGCGGCGGAATCGGTGATCGAGGCCTTCATGGGGCTGAACGTTTCGGTGATGGTGCAGGAGTACATCAAGGAAGCCGGCGGTGCCGATATTCGTTGTTTCGTGGTGGGCGGCAAGGTGATCGCGGCGATGAAGCGGCAGGCGAAGGCCGGAGAGTTCCGTTCCAATCTCCATCGTGGCGGCACCGCCAGTCTGATCCGCATTACCCCGGAAGAACGTGCCACCGCGGTCCGTGCCGCCCGCATCATGGGGTTGAACGTGGCCGGCGTGGATATCCTGCGTTCCAATCATGGTCCGCTGGTGATGGAAGTGAACTCCTCGCCGGGCCTGGAAGGTATTGAATCGGCCACCGGCAAGGACGTGGCCGGCATGCTGATTCGTTTCATTGAAAAGGACGCGAGGCCTTTCCGCACCCAGACCAAGGGGGCGAAAGGGTGA
- a CDS encoding ATP-dependent zinc protease family protein produces the protein MKKSVVGWREWASLPQLGIQAIKVKVDTGARTSALHAFSVEHFQRDGGDWVRFLIHPFQHSDDVRECEAPVLEYRVVSDSGGHRERRPVIVTEVVMGGQRWPIEVTLTDRDTMKFRMLLGRTAMGRVMVDPRSSFLLGGNERQP, from the coding sequence ATGAAGAAATCCGTCGTTGGCTGGCGGGAGTGGGCCAGCCTGCCGCAGCTGGGTATTCAGGCGATCAAGGTCAAGGTGGACACCGGGGCGCGCACTTCGGCGTTGCACGCCTTCAGTGTCGAGCACTTTCAGCGTGATGGCGGTGATTGGGTACGTTTTCTCATTCATCCATTCCAGCATTCCGACGATGTTCGTGAGTGCGAAGCGCCGGTGCTGGAGTACAGGGTGGTGTCGGATTCCGGTGGTCACCGTGAACGGCGCCCGGTGATCGTCACCGAAGTGGTGATGGGCGGGCAACGGTGGCCGATCGAGGTGACCCTCACGGATCGTGACACGATGAAATTTCGCATGTTGCTGGGACGCACCGCCATGGGACGCGTCATGGTGGATCCCCGGTCTTCTTTCTTACTCGGTGGTAATGAGCGTCAGCCATGA
- a CDS encoding succinylglutamate desuccinylase/aspartoacylase family protein translates to MKNSNTKNPKEQKAAPFQLNGITVAPGTRAKVELPLAQLYTQTPLNVPIHVIHGRHPGPVLMVSAAIHGDELNGVEIIRRLLRHSSLRRLNGTLLAVPVVNVFGFIHKTRYLPDRRDLNRCFPGSETGSLGARMAWQFKTQVLDRATHAVDLHTGAIHRANLPQIRADLSNQATAEMASAFGVPVVINSVLGEGTLREVAEAQGIPVVTYEAGEALRFEEGCIRAGVRGVLNVMHHLGMTGSRKTRAPLEPHIARSSSWVRADRDGVFLPLVALGAWLRKGQLIGRISSPFGGDDVSIHSPCAGILVGRNNLPLVNEGEALYHIARFDEVQEVAQNLEVFTSDIEHGPTLAGEPPIV, encoded by the coding sequence ATGAAAAACAGTAATACCAAGAACCCTAAAGAACAAAAAGCGGCGCCGTTTCAGTTGAACGGTATCACCGTGGCGCCGGGTACCCGCGCCAAGGTGGAGTTGCCGTTGGCGCAGCTTTATACACAGACGCCGTTGAACGTGCCGATTCATGTCATTCATGGCCGCCATCCCGGGCCGGTGCTGATGGTCAGCGCGGCCATTCACGGTGATGAACTCAACGGCGTGGAAATCATCCGCCGCCTGCTGCGCCATTCCTCCTTGCGCCGGCTTAATGGCACCTTGCTGGCGGTGCCGGTGGTCAATGTGTTTGGCTTCATTCACAAGACCCGTTATTTGCCGGACCGCCGGGATCTCAACCGCTGTTTCCCCGGCTCGGAGACGGGCAGCCTGGGCGCCCGCATGGCCTGGCAGTTCAAGACCCAGGTGCTGGATCGCGCCACCCACGCGGTGGATCTGCACACCGGCGCCATCCATCGTGCCAATTTGCCGCAGATCCGCGCCGACCTGTCCAACCAGGCCACCGCCGAGATGGCCAGCGCGTTCGGTGTGCCGGTGGTGATCAATTCGGTGCTGGGCGAGGGCACTCTGCGGGAAGTGGCGGAGGCCCAGGGTATCCCGGTGGTCACCTACGAAGCCGGCGAGGCGCTGCGCTTCGAGGAAGGCTGTATCCGCGCGGGGGTGCGGGGCGTGCTCAATGTCATGCACCATCTGGGCATGACCGGTTCGCGCAAGACCCGGGCGCCGCTTGAGCCCCATATCGCTCGCTCTTCCAGTTGGGTCCGCGCGGACCGGGACGGCGTGTTCCTGCCGTTGGTGGCGCTCGGCGCCTGGCTGAGGAAAGGCCAACTGATCGGCCGTATCTCCAGCCCGTTCGGTGGCGACGATGTATCGATCCATTCCCCCTGCGCCGGCATTCTGGTGGGCCGCAACAATCTGCCATTGGTGAACGAGGGCGAGGCGCTTTATCACATCGCCCGCTTCGATGAGGTGCAGGAAGTGGCGCAGAATCTGGAGGTGTTTACCTCCGACATCGAACACGGCCCCACCCTGGCGGGGGAGCCGCCCATCGTTTAG